The proteins below come from a single Tribolium castaneum strain GA2 chromosome 9, icTriCast1.1, whole genome shotgun sequence genomic window:
- the LOC103312765 gene encoding solute carrier family 22 member 16 isoform X1, translating into MRRVLFSSEPSEKEFFEEYNKFNGATPWFILIFILRSLIPLCLALQTGTFEFSDSIDLYVERFSIPYNRTDNFIFQSSCAIKSKENETGHECALQDCTQRDIALKMSLLKSIGFSLGPVFGGVFSDVFGRRIVSLSFSVIWFLSSLVIALVNNKLLVEIFYSITVASANIVNVVTFVTFAEIANRKSRFLVVYTIMTIILGSFMSISFAKLFTVWKYFSTFVSSINVLIIFACWYIPESPRWLLNKNKQRKVYDQLNDVSGLIYTVQVRNGAETAMKIEILRRMFLFLFKSKMKYFLLISWSMIISSFLYNCSKMKALLNFVNSGDYGVLANVAEIMGYLFLLPIYIFLGKRFGLLFLYILVAIQSLFAMFLATTEEIYHVAFGILFGTCTVCLNLLYCLDLFPTFLRGTMMGLNFCVFGLTMVVTTFFAKVDLFAPEDERKLNNMYYYVIFLCGGIFGLSVFLLPETANQELPNFKLYE; encoded by the exons ATGCGTCGTGTACTATTTAGTTCTGAGCCAT CTGAGAAAGAATTCTTTGAAGAATATAACAAATTCAATGGTGCAACTCCGTGGTTTATCCTAATTTTCATACTCAGAAGTCTTATTCCATTGTGTTTAGCATTACAG ACAGGTACATTTGAATTTTCGGATAGTATTGATCTGTATGTGGAACGTTTTTCGATACCTTACAATAGAAcggataattttatttttcaatctaGCTGCGCTATAAAAAGCAAGGAAAATGAAACCGGGCACGAG TGTGCTCTACAAGACTGCACTCAAAGGGATATTGCTttgaaaatgtctttattGAAAAGCATTGGTTTTAGTTTGGGACCAGTTTTTGGGGGAGTTTTTTCTGATGT ATTTGGAAGAAGAATCGTTTCTTTGTCTTTTTCTGTTATTTGGTTCCTATCATCTCTAGTTATAGCCttggtaaataataaattgttggtcGAAATATTTTATAGTATAACTGTTGCAAGTGCAAATATTGTCAACGTTGTTACTTTTGTCACAT ttgcaGAAATTGCCAACAGGAAAAGTCGATTTCTCGTTGTCTATACTATCATGACGATAATTTTAGGAAGTTTCATGTCAATATcttttgctaaattattcaCAGTTTGGAAATATTTCTCTACATTCGTTTCGTCGATAAatgttttgataatttttgcgTGTTGGTACATACCTGAATCTCCCAGATGgttacttaataaaaataagcaacGAAAAGTTTATGATCAGTTAAATGACGTGTCTGGTCTGATCTACACCGTACAAGTGAGAAATGGTGCAGAGACTGcaatgaaaattgaaatattacgtcgcatgtttttgtttctatttaaaagtaaaatgaaGTATTTTCTACTGATTTCTTGGTCGATGATCATTTCGTCATTTTTGTACAACTGTTCGA agatGAAAgcccttttaaattttgttaacagtGGTGATTATGGTGTTTTAGCAAATGTGGCGGAAATAATGGG TTACCTGTTTCTTCTtccaatttatatttttttaggaaaacgTTTCGGTTTGCtgtttttgtatattttggtAGCGATCCAATCCTTATTTGCCATGTTTCttg CCACAACTGAAGAGATTTATCATGTAGCATTTGGCATACTTTTTGGAACATGTACTGTTTGCTTAAACTTGTTATATTGTCTCGATTTATTTCCTACATTTTTGAGGGGAACCATGATGGggctaaatttttgcgtttttggcTTAACGATGGTtgttacaactttttttgcaaaagtagATCTTTTCGCCCCAGAGGATGAGAGG AAACTGAACAATATGTACTActatgtaatatttttgtgtGGAGGAATATTTGGACTTTCGGTCTTTTTGTTGCCTGAAACTGCCAATCAAGAATTGCCAAACTTTAAACTCTACGAATAA
- the LOC103312765 gene encoding uncharacterized protein LOC103312765 isoform X2 produces MRRVLFSSEPSEKEFFEEYNKFNGATPWFILIFILRSLIPLCLALQTGTFEFSDSIDLYVERFSIPYNRTDNFIFQSSCAIKSKENETGHECALQDCTQRDIALKMSLLKSIGFSLGPVFGGVFSDVFGRRIVSLSFSVIWFLSSLVIALLQKLPTGKVDFSLSILS; encoded by the exons ATGCGTCGTGTACTATTTAGTTCTGAGCCAT CTGAGAAAGAATTCTTTGAAGAATATAACAAATTCAATGGTGCAACTCCGTGGTTTATCCTAATTTTCATACTCAGAAGTCTTATTCCATTGTGTTTAGCATTACAG ACAGGTACATTTGAATTTTCGGATAGTATTGATCTGTATGTGGAACGTTTTTCGATACCTTACAATAGAAcggataattttatttttcaatctaGCTGCGCTATAAAAAGCAAGGAAAATGAAACCGGGCACGAG TGTGCTCTACAAGACTGCACTCAAAGGGATATTGCTttgaaaatgtctttattGAAAAGCATTGGTTTTAGTTTGGGACCAGTTTTTGGGGGAGTTTTTTCTGATGT ATTTGGAAGAAGAATCGTTTCTTTGTCTTTTTCTGTTATTTGGTTCCTATCATCTCTAGTTATAGCCttg ttgcaGAAATTGCCAACAGGAAAAGTCGATTTCTCGTTGTCTATACTATCATGA